Proteins encoded within one genomic window of Bombina bombina isolate aBomBom1 chromosome 1, aBomBom1.pri, whole genome shotgun sequence:
- the LOC128657283 gene encoding GATA zinc finger domain-containing protein 14-like, protein MMSPDIPFTNESPCTFMGALEDKDLLDSWYKALDDCSFSLIKILIEHRQKLTDECSQNIEKIQKDLLSHVNNPEYKKILKEITDRTDKYQDDIVQSKSKKLQRDQIDYNNNQVYTFNRVEKEKLTLSNNPNEENKGQRNSYTSHKTEGENWTTVQNKNYTREQNRTYRNTHNNYNANYRPHYNENYRFNSPNPRNNYGPRTHYSNTNRHSQQYPQGTYQSQFRDNHSNTYQQHFSPQHGFRPHSNHPTSHNQVTTNYHTQQPNRTLLERPHGHILKPNSPLEHTNRFNILASLPDEENTPGTSYEHSSSFLENGQNHNRHPFPNSNLSVEKQRKDRTLQTKRV, encoded by the exons ATGATGTCTCCAGACATACCATTTACAAATGAGAGTCCATGTACATTCATGGGTGCCCTG gaAGACAAAGATTTATTAGACAGTTGGTATAAAGCCTTGGATGATTGTTCTTTTAGTTTAATCAAAATTTTGATCGAACATAGACAAAAATTAACTGACGAATGCAGTCAGAATattgaaaagatacaaaaagatctaTTATCACATGTTAATAACCCTGaatataaaaaaattcttaaagaaaTTACTGACCGCACTGATAAATATCAAGATGACATCGTCCAGAGTAAAAGCAAAAAATTACAGAGGGACCAAATAGATTATAATAATAACCAAGTTTATACTTTCAATAGAGTTGAAAAAGAAAAACTCACACTTTCTAATAATCCAAATGAAGAAAACAAGGGACAAAGAAACTCCTATACATCACACAAAACAGAGGGTGAAAATTGGACGACTGTTCAGAATAAAAActatacaagagaacaaaacagaaccTACAGGAATACACATAACAATTACAATGCTAATTATAGACCGCACTACAATGAGAATTACAGATTCAATTCCCCAAACCCCCGTAATAACTATGGACCTAGAACTCATTACTCCAACACAAATAGACATTCCCAACAATATCCACAAGGGACATATCAGAGTCAATTTCGTGATAACCATTCTAACACATATCAACAACATTTTTCACCCCAGCATGGCTTCAGGCCTCATTCCAATCATCCTACTTCTCACAATCAGGTtacaacaaattatcatacacaacaACCTAATAGAACACTTCTGGAGAGACCCCATGGGCATATACTCAAACCAAACAGTCCATTAGAACACACAAATAGATTCAATATTTTAGCATCTTTGCCAGATGAAGAAAACACACCAGGCACCTCATATGAacattcctcttcttttttagagaatggCCAAAATCACAACAGACATCCCTTTCCAAACAGCAACCTAAGTGTAGAAAAACAACGAAAAGACCGTACACTTCAGACCAAGAGGGTCTAG